The Geothrix sp. genome window below encodes:
- a CDS encoding heat-inducible transcriptional repressor HrcA: MARPHLNPRGESVLRTLIETYLEAGEPVGSRLLAKRYPEPLSSATIRNVLSDLEDESMVAQPHTSAGRVPTERAYRYYVDRWLKAQPPGPEMEGRLAATLEDLDLDPETWARHAGRTLAEVMGGVCVALPLPLTHSRLARLEFVPVGPGRLVAVWVGSQGEVEHRLMENAWSYPESVLVELGNYATARFAGLTLVEMRSRLLDVLQAEAQEGEFLRARLRDLASRWPDERPAGEPPVMVSGLGRLGGFPEFEDAARFRGLVAAFEEHGRLARLLNAFADRASEDVQLLLGSENPYLEGWPLATAVRTVRLGSAGFVTFALVGPLRMDYALVMGGLRWWSGQVNRRQGV, encoded by the coding sequence ATGGCGCGACCCCACCTCAATCCCCGCGGCGAGTCCGTGCTCCGCACCCTCATCGAGACCTACCTCGAGGCGGGGGAGCCGGTGGGGTCCCGCCTGCTGGCCAAGCGCTACCCCGAGCCGCTGTCCAGTGCCACGATCCGGAATGTGCTGTCGGATCTGGAAGATGAATCGATGGTGGCCCAGCCTCACACCTCCGCGGGCCGGGTGCCGACGGAGCGGGCCTATCGCTACTATGTGGACCGCTGGCTGAAGGCGCAGCCCCCGGGGCCGGAGATGGAAGGGCGCCTGGCGGCCACGCTGGAGGACCTGGACCTTGATCCCGAGACCTGGGCCCGGCACGCGGGACGCACGCTGGCCGAGGTGATGGGGGGCGTCTGCGTGGCGCTGCCGTTGCCGCTCACCCACAGCCGCCTGGCCCGGCTGGAGTTCGTGCCCGTGGGACCGGGCCGGTTGGTGGCGGTCTGGGTGGGCAGCCAGGGGGAGGTGGAGCACCGCCTCATGGAAAACGCCTGGAGCTATCCCGAGTCCGTCCTCGTCGAGCTGGGGAACTACGCCACGGCCCGGTTTGCCGGTCTCACCCTGGTGGAGATGCGGTCGCGCCTGCTGGATGTCCTCCAGGCCGAGGCGCAGGAAGGGGAATTCCTCCGTGCCCGGCTGCGTGACCTGGCTTCGCGCTGGCCAGACGAGCGCCCGGCCGGAGAGCCGCCGGTGATGGTGTCGGGCCTGGGGCGGTTGGGCGGGTTTCCCGAGTTCGAGGATGCGGCCCGGTTCCGCGGCCTCGTGGCGGCCTTCGAGGAGCACGGTCGCCTGGCCCGCCTGCTGAACGCCTTCGCAGACCGGGCCTCCGAGGATGTCCAGCTCCTGCTGGGTTCGGAGAACCCCTACCTGGAGGGCTGGCCCCTGGCCACCGCCGTCCGCACTGTTCGGCTGGGTTCCGCAGGCTTCGTGACCTTCGCCCTGGTGGGGCCCCTCCGGATGGACTATGCCCTGGTCATGGGCGGGCTGCGCTGGTGGTCGGGGCAGGTCAACCGGCGCCAGGGGGTGTAG
- the dnaK gene encoding molecular chaperone DnaK, which produces MAGKLIGIDLGTTNSCVCVMEGGDSRVIPNREGSRTTPSVVAFTDKGDVLVGHIAKRQAVTNPQRTLFAVKRLIGQRFHAPKVQEALGRLPFPVVGAPNGDAWVRVGERDYAPPEVTAIVLRSLKQAAEAFLHEEVTDAVITVPAYFDDAQRQATKDAGKIAGLNVQRIINEPTAAALAYGFNKKGVKQILAIYDFGGGTFDFTLMEMNDGVFEVLATAGDTFLGGEDIDQAIQAWLVQQFKDKTGIDLSSDRMALQRLKEASEKAKCELSTLDRVEIRLPFIAQGPSGPQHLEAALTRDQLEEMAGALVEQTLIPIKDALEQGGKTAKQVDEVILVGGQTRMPLVQRLVKNFFGKEPNRSINPDEVVASGASIQGAVLKGDIKDLVLLDVTPLSLGIETQGGGFVKIIQRNATIPTRDARTFTTVTDNQNRVEIHVLQGERELAEHNKSLGRFDLINLPPLPKGVPQIEVAFDIDSNGIVKVSARDLMTGLEQSMSIRPSSGLSELEIQRMIREAMANAETDVKKRDALKYIASAEGLIFSCDKSFAECGKYLTEDQQVMVRDVLSRTRQAVAAQDSEALRACEGQLLEAQDLLTDAVLAASEAMMASLDGEGEGAAPPN; this is translated from the coding sequence ATGGCAGGCAAGCTGATCGGCATTGACCTCGGCACGACGAACAGTTGCGTCTGTGTGATGGAAGGCGGCGATTCGCGCGTCATCCCCAACCGCGAAGGCAGCCGGACCACGCCCTCGGTGGTGGCCTTCACCGACAAGGGGGATGTGCTGGTGGGCCACATCGCCAAGCGGCAGGCCGTCACCAATCCCCAGCGCACCCTGTTTGCCGTGAAGCGCCTCATCGGCCAGCGCTTCCATGCCCCCAAGGTGCAGGAGGCCCTGGGCCGTCTCCCCTTCCCGGTGGTGGGCGCGCCCAACGGCGACGCCTGGGTGCGGGTGGGCGAGCGCGATTATGCTCCGCCCGAAGTCACCGCCATCGTCCTGCGGTCCCTGAAGCAGGCCGCCGAGGCCTTCCTCCACGAGGAAGTGACGGATGCCGTCATCACGGTGCCGGCCTACTTTGACGATGCCCAGCGCCAGGCCACCAAGGATGCGGGCAAGATCGCGGGACTGAATGTCCAGCGCATCATCAACGAGCCCACGGCCGCGGCCCTCGCCTACGGGTTCAACAAGAAGGGCGTGAAGCAGATCCTGGCCATCTACGACTTCGGCGGCGGCACCTTCGACTTCACGCTGATGGAGATGAACGACGGCGTCTTCGAGGTGCTGGCCACCGCCGGCGACACCTTCCTGGGCGGGGAGGACATCGACCAGGCCATCCAGGCCTGGCTGGTGCAGCAGTTCAAGGACAAGACCGGCATCGATCTCTCCTCCGACCGCATGGCGCTCCAGCGGCTCAAGGAGGCCAGCGAGAAGGCCAAGTGCGAGTTGTCCACCCTGGACCGGGTGGAGATCCGCCTGCCCTTCATCGCCCAGGGGCCCAGCGGACCCCAGCATCTTGAGGCGGCCCTCACCCGCGATCAGCTGGAGGAGATGGCCGGGGCCCTGGTGGAGCAGACCCTGATCCCCATCAAGGACGCCCTGGAACAGGGCGGCAAGACCGCCAAGCAGGTCGACGAGGTGATCCTGGTGGGCGGCCAGACCCGCATGCCTCTCGTGCAGCGGCTGGTGAAGAACTTCTTTGGGAAGGAACCGAACCGCAGCATCAACCCTGACGAGGTGGTGGCCTCCGGCGCCTCCATCCAGGGCGCCGTGCTCAAGGGCGATATCAAGGACCTGGTGCTGCTGGATGTCACCCCCCTGTCGCTGGGCATCGAGACCCAGGGCGGCGGCTTCGTGAAGATCATCCAGCGCAACGCCACCATCCCCACCCGTGATGCCCGCACCTTCACCACGGTCACCGACAACCAGAACCGGGTGGAAATCCATGTGCTGCAGGGAGAGCGCGAGCTGGCTGAGCACAACAAGAGCCTGGGCCGGTTCGATCTCATCAACCTCCCCCCGCTGCCCAAGGGCGTGCCGCAGATCGAGGTCGCCTTCGACATCGACTCCAACGGCATCGTGAAGGTTTCCGCCCGCGACCTCATGACCGGCCTCGAGCAGAGCATGAGCATCCGGCCCAGCTCCGGCCTCTCCGAGCTGGAGATCCAGCGCATGATCCGCGAGGCCATGGCCAATGCCGAAACCGATGTGAAAAAGCGGGACGCCCTGAAGTACATCGCCTCGGCCGAAGGCCTGATCTTCTCCTGCGACAAGAGCTTCGCCGAGTGTGGCAAATACCTGACCGAGGACCAGCAGGTCATGGTGCGGGATGTGCTCTCCCGCACCCGGCAGGCCGTGGCCGCCCAGGACTCCGAGGCGCTCCGCGCCTGCGAGGGGCAGCTGCTGGAAGCCCAGGACCTGCTGACTGATGCCGTTCTGGCGGCCAGCGAGGCCATGATGGCTTCCCTCGATGGGGAGGGTGAGGGCGCGGCACCCCCGAACTAG
- a CDS encoding DUF2062 domain-containing protein: MRAWLKARIWDPLLGLLRKGLSPEALAWSVAVGLALGITPLYGTSTVLCLGVASAFRLNQPAMQVANYLAYPLQLALLIPFIRLGERLFGAPRLPLSLPILEEALKADAWGALGLFWTSLWHAGVAWLLVVPLPMAALAWGLGGLFRQAKRPFRQP; encoded by the coding sequence ATGAGGGCTTGGCTGAAGGCCCGGATCTGGGACCCGCTGCTCGGGCTGCTCCGGAAGGGGCTCAGCCCGGAGGCGCTGGCCTGGAGCGTGGCGGTGGGGTTGGCCCTGGGGATCACGCCCCTGTACGGCACTTCCACGGTGCTCTGCCTGGGGGTGGCCTCCGCCTTCCGGTTGAACCAGCCCGCCATGCAGGTGGCCAACTACCTGGCCTACCCCCTGCAGCTGGCTCTGCTCATCCCCTTCATCCGCCTGGGTGAGCGGCTCTTCGGGGCGCCGCGCCTGCCGCTTTCCCTCCCCATCCTAGAGGAGGCACTGAAGGCGGATGCCTGGGGGGCGTTGGGCCTTTTCTGGACCAGCCTCTGGCATGCGGGCGTCGCCTGGTTGCTGGTGGTTCCCCTGCCGATGGCGGCACTCGCCTGGGGGCTGGGGGGGCTGTTCCGCCAGGCGAAGCGGCCCTTTCGGCAGCCCTGA
- the dnaJ gene encoding molecular chaperone DnaJ encodes MKRDYYEVLGVTREAGSDELKKAYRKLAMELHPDRNPGNKEAEEKFKEAAEAYSVLSDPEKRKVYDQFGHAGLGGAGGGGQQFQFDPNQFADFEDILGSFFGGGLFGDLFGGGGGRRRAGGEERGSDLQYNLKLSFRDAIFGKDSVELSIPRLEACDTCHGSGCEAGSRPETCPQCRGAGQVAVRQGFFQMLTPCPRCEGRGRIIPKPCRTCHGEGRTHRKSKVSFKIPAGVDRGTRLRLQNQGEAGRFGGRTGDLYVVFDVEPDPRYERDGSDLHQRLEVSWPLLVTGGSLEVETPYGPDKVKLAAGTPADHVVKLVNAGVPRLQGSGRGDLYLHLRVAVPKSLSAEQRQLVEQLRRSLDGEAAPGEGEGFLAKVFGSEKGGKKKRK; translated from the coding sequence ATGAAGCGAGACTACTACGAGGTTCTCGGGGTCACCCGGGAAGCGGGATCCGACGAACTCAAGAAGGCCTATCGCAAGCTGGCCATGGAACTGCACCCCGACCGCAATCCGGGCAACAAGGAGGCGGAGGAGAAGTTCAAGGAGGCCGCAGAGGCCTACAGCGTGCTCTCCGACCCCGAGAAGCGGAAGGTCTACGACCAGTTCGGCCATGCGGGTCTGGGCGGCGCGGGAGGCGGCGGCCAGCAGTTCCAGTTCGATCCGAACCAGTTCGCGGACTTCGAGGACATTCTCGGCAGCTTCTTCGGCGGCGGCCTCTTCGGCGACCTCTTCGGAGGGGGTGGCGGCCGTCGCCGCGCCGGTGGGGAGGAGCGCGGCTCGGACCTGCAGTACAACCTGAAGCTGAGCTTCCGCGACGCCATCTTCGGGAAGGATTCGGTCGAACTCAGCATCCCCCGGCTGGAGGCCTGCGACACCTGCCATGGCTCCGGCTGTGAGGCGGGGTCCCGCCCCGAGACCTGCCCCCAGTGCCGGGGCGCGGGCCAGGTGGCCGTGCGCCAGGGTTTCTTCCAGATGCTCACCCCCTGTCCGCGCTGTGAAGGCCGGGGGCGCATCATTCCCAAGCCCTGCCGGACCTGCCATGGCGAAGGGCGCACCCACCGCAAGTCCAAGGTCAGTTTCAAGATTCCCGCGGGCGTGGACCGGGGCACGCGGCTGCGGCTCCAGAACCAGGGTGAGGCCGGGCGGTTCGGCGGTCGGACGGGCGACCTCTATGTGGTGTTCGATGTGGAGCCGGATCCACGCTATGAGCGCGACGGCAGCGACCTGCACCAGCGGCTGGAGGTCTCCTGGCCCCTGTTGGTGACCGGCGGCTCGCTCGAGGTGGAGACGCCCTACGGCCCGGACAAGGTGAAGCTTGCGGCGGGCACTCCGGCGGACCATGTCGTGAAGCTGGTGAATGCCGGCGTCCCGCGCCTCCAGGGCAGCGGGCGGGGCGACCTGTATCTCCATCTCCGGGTGGCGGTGCCGAAGTCCCTCAGCGCCGAGCAGCGCCAGCTCGTCGAGCAGCTCCGCCGCAGCCTGGACGGCGAGGCCGCCCCGGGCGAAGGAGAGGGCTTCCTCGCCAAGGTGTTCGGCTCCGAGAAGGGCGGAAAAAAGAAGCGGAAGTAG
- a CDS encoding nucleotide exchange factor GrpE, with protein MTTGLPHEPDAHPDHRRTGPHPAGEPEDVVDLNLDDSLDEDLQSVADEVASEYPTQIVPEVDLESALGDAERQMEEMLRREAELMDQHRRLAADFNNFRNRAQRDIALAVEQAERKILLELLPVLDNFDRGLDATYQDVESFRSGVELIRKQFQEALRRMNVEALPLQVGEPFDALHAEALTTFSDPNLPDGAVAAIYERGFKLKGQLLRAARVVVNRLQSS; from the coding sequence ATGACCACCGGCCTTCCCCACGAACCAGACGCCCATCCCGACCATCGTCGTACGGGCCCCCATCCCGCCGGGGAACCCGAGGATGTGGTGGACCTCAACCTGGACGATTCCCTGGATGAGGACCTCCAGTCCGTGGCCGACGAGGTGGCCTCGGAATACCCGACCCAGATCGTGCCCGAGGTGGACCTGGAGTCGGCGCTGGGCGACGCGGAACGACAGATGGAGGAGATGCTCCGGCGCGAGGCCGAGCTGATGGATCAGCACCGGCGCCTGGCGGCGGACTTCAACAATTTCAGGAACCGGGCCCAGCGGGACATCGCCCTGGCCGTGGAGCAGGCCGAGCGCAAGATCCTCCTGGAGCTGCTGCCGGTCCTCGACAACTTCGACCGGGGGCTCGACGCCACCTATCAGGATGTCGAGTCCTTCCGCTCCGGCGTGGAACTCATCCGCAAGCAGTTCCAGGAGGCCCTGCGCCGCATGAATGTCGAGGCCCTGCCGCTGCAGGTGGGCGAGCCCTTCGACGCCCTCCATGCCGAGGCCCTCACCACCTTCAGCGATCCCAACCTGCCGGATGGAGCCGTGGCCGCCATCTACGAGCGGGGCTTCAAGCTCAAGGGTCAGCTCCTGCGGGCCGCACGCGTCGTGGTGAATCGACTTCAGAGTTCTTAA
- a CDS encoding GGDEF domain-containing protein, with the protein MHRIHWLEPHPSRAGDALRVALAEWGYEAIPGPGPGSVVLVAERPDPRLIPAEGSELLWWVQEASAEEVSAVLGLRPGWVLLQDHPLEAVREALHHLRHRDLGSEGWLRQMLHLASLDDLLRLVLERAIRLSGARGGAIWLRRDDLFYQRAGDGAFPEAPLPRQEAADLVRRGEAFLLAASEQLGILRLLDPKEAPERCLRGFDDVEPLLLNAWRLEESRALSFKDDLTVAQNRRCLEAELPQAVRTAAAKGEPLALLFLDVDDLKRVNTSHGHPAGSILLEAVAHTAQRLCRAHDRLYRYGGDEFCILMPSTTSRGARKLGERLLQTLREQPVAFGSNHLAISLSAGVAAFPEHADGAGHLIEQADRALLRAKEEGKGRVVMARS; encoded by the coding sequence ATGCACCGCATCCACTGGCTGGAGCCGCATCCCTCCAGGGCCGGAGACGCCCTCCGCGTGGCGTTGGCTGAGTGGGGCTACGAGGCCATCCCCGGGCCAGGACCAGGCTCCGTTGTCCTGGTGGCCGAACGGCCCGACCCGCGGCTGATCCCGGCCGAAGGTTCGGAGTTGCTGTGGTGGGTCCAGGAGGCCAGCGCCGAAGAAGTCAGCGCCGTCCTGGGCCTGCGACCGGGCTGGGTCCTGCTGCAGGATCATCCCCTGGAGGCGGTCCGGGAGGCCCTGCATCACCTGCGGCACCGGGACCTGGGCAGCGAGGGCTGGCTGCGCCAGATGCTGCATCTGGCCTCGCTGGATGATCTGTTGCGTCTCGTGCTGGAACGGGCCATCCGGCTGTCCGGGGCCCGGGGCGGCGCCATCTGGCTGCGGCGCGATGACCTCTTCTACCAGCGTGCCGGCGATGGCGCCTTCCCCGAGGCCCCCCTGCCCCGGCAGGAGGCCGCGGACCTGGTGCGCCGCGGCGAGGCCTTCCTCCTGGCCGCCTCGGAACAGCTGGGCATTCTGCGGCTGCTGGATCCGAAGGAGGCCCCGGAGCGCTGCCTCCGCGGCTTCGACGATGTGGAGCCCCTGCTGCTCAACGCCTGGCGCCTGGAGGAGAGCCGGGCCCTCTCCTTCAAGGACGATCTCACCGTCGCCCAGAACCGCCGCTGCCTCGAGGCGGAGCTGCCCCAGGCCGTCCGGACCGCCGCCGCCAAGGGGGAGCCCCTCGCGCTGCTGTTCCTCGATGTGGACGACCTCAAGCGGGTGAACACCAGCCATGGCCATCCCGCGGGCAGCATCCTGCTGGAGGCTGTGGCCCACACGGCCCAGCGCCTCTGCCGGGCGCACGACCGCCTCTACCGCTACGGCGGCGACGAGTTCTGCATCCTCATGCCCAGCACGACTTCCCGGGGCGCCCGGAAGCTCGGCGAGCGGCTGCTGCAGACGCTCCGGGAGCAGCCGGTGGCGTTCGGCTCCAACCACCTCGCCATCTCCCTCAGCGCCGGCGTCGCCGCCTTCCCTGAGCATGCCGACGGGGCCGGCCACCTCATCGAACAGGCCGACCGCGCCCTTCTGCGAGCCAAGGAGGAAGGCAAGGGACGGGTGGTGATGGCGCGCTCGTAG
- the rpmE gene encoding 50S ribosomal protein L31, with amino-acid sequence MKDKIHPELHEVKVHCACGNEFMTRSTKKELRVEICSACHPFFTGKQRLMDTEGRVEKFNKKYAKKEAAAPAEAAPEVAPTTEA; translated from the coding sequence ATGAAGGACAAGATTCACCCCGAGCTGCACGAAGTCAAAGTCCACTGTGCCTGTGGCAATGAGTTCATGACGCGCTCCACGAAGAAGGAGCTGCGCGTGGAAATCTGCTCGGCCTGCCACCCGTTCTTCACGGGCAAGCAGCGCCTGATGGATACCGAAGGCCGCGTGGAGAAGTTCAACAAGAAGTACGCGAAGAAGGAAGCCGCGGCCCCTGCCGAGGCCGCGCCCGAAGTCGCGCCGACCACCGAAGCCTAG
- the prfA gene encoding peptide chain release factor 1: MLDQLEAVEARFQEVEAQLQDSAVVSDPKRLRELSKLRAELEPVVLAFQAQRNLIKQLEEAESILGDKTMDADLREMAEMEIPDLKKAIAEGDAEIKRLLIPKDPADAKNVILEVRAGTGGEEAALFAAEIFRMYIRFAERRGFKVSVLDESDADAGGLKDATAEIQGEGAYSLFRFESGVHRVQRVPKTETQGRIHTSACTVAVMPEAEEVDIEIHQKDLRVDTFCSGGKGGQSVNTTYSAVRLTHLPTNTVVQCQDERSQIKNMAKAMTVLRSRLLQKAQDEADAIHSAMRKSQVGSGDRSEKIRTYNFPQGRVTDHRVGVTVHQIDSFMGGMIEPIIEPLRAAFEAERLQALEA; the protein is encoded by the coding sequence ATGCTCGATCAACTTGAAGCCGTCGAAGCCCGCTTCCAGGAAGTGGAGGCGCAGCTCCAGGATTCCGCCGTGGTATCGGATCCCAAGCGCCTCCGGGAGCTGTCCAAGCTCCGGGCGGAGCTGGAGCCGGTGGTGCTGGCCTTCCAGGCCCAGCGGAACCTGATCAAGCAGCTCGAGGAGGCCGAATCCATCCTGGGTGACAAGACCATGGACGCCGACCTCCGCGAGATGGCCGAGATGGAGATCCCCGACCTGAAGAAGGCCATCGCCGAGGGCGATGCGGAGATCAAGCGCCTGCTCATCCCCAAGGATCCGGCCGATGCCAAGAATGTGATCCTCGAAGTCCGCGCCGGGACGGGCGGCGAAGAGGCGGCGCTCTTCGCTGCGGAGATCTTCCGGATGTACATCCGTTTCGCCGAGCGCCGGGGCTTCAAGGTCTCCGTACTGGACGAAAGCGATGCCGATGCGGGCGGCTTGAAAGATGCCACGGCCGAGATCCAGGGGGAGGGGGCCTACAGCCTCTTCCGCTTCGAGAGCGGCGTCCACCGCGTGCAGCGGGTACCCAAGACGGAAACCCAAGGCCGCATCCACACCTCCGCCTGCACCGTGGCCGTCATGCCCGAGGCCGAGGAGGTGGACATCGAGATCCACCAGAAGGACCTTCGCGTCGATACCTTCTGCTCCGGCGGCAAGGGCGGCCAGAGCGTGAACACCACCTACTCCGCCGTGCGCCTCACCCACCTGCCCACCAACACCGTGGTGCAGTGCCAGGACGAGCGCAGCCAGATCAAGAACATGGCCAAGGCCATGACCGTGCTGCGCAGCCGGCTGCTCCAGAAAGCCCAGGACGAGGCGGACGCGATCCACTCCGCCATGCGCAAGTCCCAGGTAGGCAGCGGCGACCGCAGCGAGAAGATCCGCACCTACAACTTCCCCCAGGGCCGCGTCACCGACCATCGCGTGGGTGTCACCGTCCACCAGATCGACAGCTTCATGGGCGGCATGATCGAACCCATCATCGAGCCCCTGCGGGCCGCGTTCGAGGCGGAGCGATTGCAGGCGTTGGAGGCCTGA
- a CDS encoding helix-turn-helix transcriptional regulator — protein sequence MDRELLKGSTPLLLLSLLCEGPMYGYQIIETVRQRTGGTYTLKEGALYPALHKLEATEFIASYWETQENGRERRYYAIQPAGHAFLTAKKKEWNQFVDMVQAFVGPKV from the coding sequence GTGGACCGTGAACTGCTGAAGGGCAGCACACCCCTGCTGCTGTTGTCGCTGCTCTGCGAGGGGCCCATGTACGGCTACCAGATCATCGAAACGGTCCGCCAGCGCACGGGGGGCACCTATACGCTGAAGGAAGGCGCCCTGTATCCGGCCCTCCACAAGCTGGAGGCCACCGAGTTCATCGCCTCTTATTGGGAAACCCAGGAGAACGGCCGCGAGCGGCGCTACTACGCAATCCAGCCCGCCGGCCACGCTTTCCTGACGGCCAAGAAGAAGGAGTGGAACCAGTTCGTGGACATGGTCCAGGCCTTCGTGGGGCCCAAGGTCTAG